A genomic stretch from Pomacea canaliculata isolate SZHN2017 linkage group LG2, ASM307304v1, whole genome shotgun sequence includes:
- the LOC112557030 gene encoding LOW QUALITY PROTEIN: aromatic-L-amino-acid decarboxylase-like (The sequence of the model RefSeq protein was modified relative to this genomic sequence to represent the inferred CDS: inserted 1 base in 1 codon) — translation MDSLEFRKRGREMIDYIATYMETLSTRRVTPEVEPGYLRHLLPAYPPKKGESFDKIMKDVESAIMPGITHWQHPSFHAYFPAGNSFPSILGDMLSDVIGCIGFSWAASPACTELETLVCDWVGKMIGLPXMFLHESGEGGGVIQGSASECVLVTLLAARHAAIKRLKVRLPFVEDGTLLSRLVAYSSKVAHSCVEKAGFIGFVKMRQLEVDDDFSLRGHVLENAIEEDRRLGLIPFYVCATLGTTACCSFDNIDELGQVCARENLWLHVDAAYAGNALICPEYQHLIHGVENCNSLNFNANKWLQVNFDCSLMWVRNVETLTSALTVDPLYLQHKHGNHTIDLRHWGIPLSRRFRALKLWFVIRTYGVEGLQTIIRQQTILAKTFEEKVLGDDRFEVLGNVTMGLVCFRLQGPNSLSIKLLKMINESGKLHMVPALLNELYVIRFAICSQSASEADVEYAWDVISAFASELLAGRRESATNSDRLSKESASESDDEVFNTDFDDEFIFDHQRCHLQRAHLKRNFFFKMVSDPKSYNPRVLRSLSGRHRSHSVGSSSPGSGEGAYIGQKPVANGAMSNGTPP, via the exons ATGGACTCCCTCGAATTTCGCAAGCGAGGAAGAGAAATGATAGATTATATAGCGACCTACATGGAAACTCTGTCCACCCGCCGGGTAACACCCGAAGTAGAACCTGGCTATCTCAGACACCTGCTGCCTGCGTATCCACCAAAAAAGGGAGAAAGCTTTGACAAGATCATGAAGGATGTGGAAAGTGCCATCATGCCGGGG ATAACTCACTGGCAACACCCGAGCTTCCACGCTTACTTTCCAGCCGGAAACTCCTTCCCCTCCATCTTAGGCGACATGTTGTCTGACGTCATCGGCTGCATCGGCTTTTCATGG gCAGCAAGTCCTGCTTGTACCGAGCTTGAAACCCTTGTTTGTGACTGGGTTG GTAAAATGATTGGTCTAC CGATGTTTCTTCATGAGAGTGGAGAAGGAGGTGGCGTGATTCAG GGTTCAGCAAGTGAATGCGTTCTGGTGACGCTGCTGGCCGCTCGCCATGCCGCCATCAAACGCCTCAAAGTTCGACTACCCTTCGTGGAGGACGGGACGCTTCTGTCCAGACTCGTGGCCTATTCATCTAAAGTG GCCCACTCCTGCGTGGAGAAGGCGGGGTTCATTGGCTTCGTCAAGATGCGGCAGCTGGAGGTTGACGACGATTTCTCGCTCAGAGGTCACGTGCTCGAGAACGCTATTGAG GAAGATCGTCGACTTGGGCTCATTCCATTTTAC GTGTGCGCTACCCTGGGTACAACCGCGTGCTGCTCCTTTGACAACATAGACGAGCTTGGCCAGGTGTGTGCACGTGAAAACCTTTGGCTGCACGTGGATGCGGCCTACGCAGGGAACGCCCTCATCTGCCCAGAGTACCAGCATCTCATCCACGGGGTCGAG aactgcAACTCCCTCAACTTTAATGCAAATAAGTGGCTCCAAGTAAACTTTGACTGCTCTCTAATGTG GGTACGTAATGTGGAAACCCTGACTTCAGCCCTGACAGTGGATCCCCTGTACCTCCAGCACAAACATGGCAACCACACTATTGATCTCCGG CACTGGGGCATCCCGCTCAGCCGCAGGTTCCGGGCCCTGAAACTGTGGTTTGTCATCAGGACCTACGGCGTTGAGGGTCTGCAGACCATCATTCGACAG CAAACCATTCTGGCCAAGACGTTTGAGGAAAAAGTCCTCGGTGATGACCGATTTGAAGTGCTCGGAAACGTCACCATGGGGCTTGTATGCTTTCGACTACAG GGTCCAAACTCGCTGTCCATCAAACTGCTCAAAATGATCAACGAGTCTGGGAAGCTGCACATGGTGCCCGCCCTTCTCAACGAGCTCTACGTCATCCGGTTCGCCATATGCTCGCAAAGCGCGTCAGAGGCTGACGTGGAATACGCGTGGGACGTCATTTCCGCTTTCGCGAGCGAGCTTCTGGCCGGGCGGCGGGAGAGCGCGACCAACAGCGACCGCTTAAGCAAGGAGAGCGCCAGCGAGTCGGACGACGAGGTCTTCAACACGGACTTCGACGACGAGTTCATCTTCGACCACCAGCGGTGTCACCTGCAGCGCGCCCACCTCAAGCGCAACTTCTTCTTCAAGATGGTCTCGGATCCCAAGTCGTACAACCCTCGCGTCCTGCGCTCGCTAAGCGGTCGGCATCGCAGTCATTCCGTTGGCAGCAGCAGTCCGGGGTCTGGGGAGGGTGCTTACATCGGCCAGAAGCCAGTCGCCAACGGCGCTATGTCAAACGGAACTCCTCCATAA
- the LOC112558251 gene encoding LOW QUALITY PROTEIN: carboxypeptidase B-like (The sequence of the model RefSeq protein was modified relative to this genomic sequence to represent the inferred CDS: deleted 2 bases in 1 codon): MRTTVLFLLLTLGLASGRDGEGYRGHQVLSVRAQTPNQVELLKELMDKHDEIIFLTLPSSVKQTEFVVPPNLIQEVTSALREADITIELLFADAQKEIERSLAENERNRLYARSVYNSPHHDSPSHTVYYTYSEVVAIINNFAQAYKDLAQVHSLPYKTFEDKTVYYLTVTGKTNSAGTKPVIIVETLLHAREWITTAAAIYTIDNLLKNYEAGDAKAVQALDNFTWIFLVVANPDGYEYTFTANNRLWRKNRKRVTTNCYGVDLNRNFDVQFGGVGSSSACSSETYHGQHAFSEQETLNIRHLVETHYNNLISYLSVHSYSQLLLKPWGYTTSASVVPPNINELNRVGTIVNAELSSHGATHTFGTAAGVLGYAAAGCAEDWALTHKPGIYAYCYELRPRTSAAGGFIVAASQIPYVGAEVYHSFLALAAAILPK; encoded by the exons ATGAGGACAACCgtcctttttcttctgctgaCCCTGGGGTTGGCCTCTGGCAGAGATGGCGAGGGCTACAGAGG TCACCAGGTTCTGTCAGTCAGGGCGCAAACTCCAAACCAAGTTGAGTTGCTGAAGGAGTTGATGGACAAGCATGACGAG ATCATCTTTCTGACGCTGCCATCCTCAGTGAAGCAGACGGAATTCGTGGTGCCTCCGAACCTCATTCAGGAGGTGACAAGCGCTCTGCGAGAGGCTGATATCACCATTGAGCTCCTCTTTGCTGATGCTCAGAA AGAAATTGAGAGATCTCTTGCCGAAAACGAGAGAAACCGACTGTATGCCAGGAGTGTGTACAACAGCCCTCATCACG ATTCCCCCTCTCATACCGTGTACTATACCTACAGTGAG GTCGTTGCGATCATTAACAACTTCGCGCAGGCGTACAAGGATCTGGCGCAGGTGCACAGTCTTCCCTACAAGACTTTCGAAGATAAAACCGTCTACTACTTGACG GTAACAGGGAAGACCAATAGTGCTGGTACCAAACCCGTCATCATCGTGGAGACCCTCCTACATGCTCGCGAATGGATCACAACAGCTGCCGCAATATACACTATTGATAAC CTGCTGAAGAACTACGAGGCTGGTGATGCAAAAGCCGTACAGGCGCTGGACAACTTTACTTGGATCTTCTTGGTGGTCGCAAATCCAGATGGTTATGAGTACACCTTCACTGCTAAC AACCGTCTGTGGAGGAAAAATCGCAAGCGTGTCACAACCAACTGCTATGGCGTGGATCTGAACAGAAACTTTGATGTGCAGTTTGGAG GTGTGGGCTCGTCGAGTGCTTGCAGCTCCGAGACTTACCACGGGCAACACGCCTTCTCCGAGCAAGAAACCCTGAACATCCGCCATCTGGTCGAGACCCACTACAACAACCTCATCAGCTACCTGTCAGTGCACTCgtactctcagctcttgctcAAGCCGTGGGGATACACAACTAGCGCCAGCGTCGTTCCTCCAAACATCAACGAACTG AATCGTGTGGGAACAATCGTAAACGCCGAACTTAGTTCTCATGGCGCCACCCACACCTTTGGCACTGCTGCCGGTGTTCTGGGAT ATGCAGCTGCCGGGTGTGCAGAGGACTGGGCCCTGACACACAAGCCGGGTATCTACGCCTACTGCTACGAACTGCGTCCAAGGACCTCCGCTGCGGGAGGCTTCATCGTTGCGGCCAGTCAGATCCCATACGTAGGCGCCGAGGTGTACCACAGCTTCCTTGCCCTTGCTGCCGCCATTCTTCCCAAATAA
- the LOC112557028 gene encoding 25S rRNA (cytosine-C(5))-methyltransferase nop2-like, producing MSRGRRLTFLWSSSANSKKGGKGERVSFCWSMSTNPQQVSRLLPVASHVYVNEALVFKMGRKRPLDKIASGPGRKAKKQEDPIHSVKALLKDDPLKGKSKDKKRFLKKKQNKAGKKVKGIKEITGLKRKRTKEDSEEDEDSDDLGDEFLEADSEIMNDSPEHLQHLKEDEDDNDVDEFPVENTDEDNDNFDEDEHDGEEDESEDEEESEEEDLLPIEKAAKKLKKKQERDSKLAEEELQTNIAETETIVLPSGQEIEKETHLAPDRTIIQQRIRDVQFVLADFKARHEEGRSRQDYVNQLCKDLCTYYGYNQFLMEKFMDLFPLEITEVLEANEAPRPVTIRTNTLKTRRRDLAQALINRGVNLDPIGKWSKVGLVVFDSQVPLGATPEYLAGHYMLQGGSSFLPVMALAPQEKERILDLAAAPGGKTTYIAALMKNTGCIFANDANAERAKALISNIHRMGVHNTVVSSYDGRIYPKLISGFDRVLLDAPCSGTGVIAKDQEVKLRKDEKDIQRCAHLQKELILSAIDCCDAKSKTGGYIVYSTCSVLVEENEWVIDYALKRRHVRLVPTGLDFGREGFVNFQQHRFHPSMKMTRRFYPHTHNLDGFFVAKLQKLSNKRLGEEGKKNTGNQEDKENGKAKSSETPSSVKEVEPSSSSTKTSPQKLTIGKHKKFKGSQAVKTKNYKKTGNTKNTKTKVKGILKKK from the exons ATGTCCCGCGGACGGAGACTAACCTTCCTGTGGTCATCCTCAGCAAATTCCAAGAAAGGTGGAAAAGGGGAACGGGTCTCCTTTTGCTGGTCCATGTCCACTAACCCCCAG CAAGTCTCTAGGTTACTTCCGGTTGCTTCACACGTGTACGTCAACGAGGCACTTGTTTTCAAAATGGGGAGAAAGAGGCCTCTAGATAAAATTGCTTCTGGTCCAGGacgaaaagcaaagaaacaagaagatcCAATTCATTCAGTGAAAG CACTCCTGAAAGATGATCCTCTCAAAGGAAAATcgaaagacaagaaaag GTTCCTCaagaaaaaacagaataaagctGGAAAGAAGGTCAAAGGAATTAAGGAAATAACTGGCTTGAAGAGGAAAAGAACTAAAG AAGACagtgaggaggatgaggatagTGATGATCTG GGTGATGAATTTTTAGAAGCAGATAGTGAAATAATGAATGACAGTCCTGAACACTTGCAGCATTTGaaagaggatgaggatgataatgat GTGGATGAATTTCCAGTTGAAAATACTGATGAAGACAATGACAACTTTGATGAAGATGAGCATGATGGTGAAGAAGATGAGAGCGAGGATGAAGAAGAGAGTGAAGAGGAAGAT TTGCTCCCAATAGAAAAGGCtgcaaaaaaattgaaaaaaaagcaggaaagaGACAG caaACTTGCAGAAGAAGAACTTCAAACAAATATTGCAGAAACAGAGACTATTGTGCTGCCTAGCGGCCAGGAGATTGAGAAGGAAA CCCATCTTGCTCCTGATCGAACAATTATCCAGCAAAGGATTCGTGATGTACAGTTTGTCTTGGCAGACTTTAAAGCAAGACATGAAGAAGGaag GAGTAGACAGGACTATGTGAACCAGTTGTGCAAAGACCTGTGTACCTACTATGGCTATAACCAGTTTCTGATGGAGAAGTTCATGGATCTGTTCCCTCTAGAG ATCACAGAAGTTCTTGAAGCAAACGAGGCTCCCCGGCCTGTGACAATACGCACAAACACTTTGAAAACACGAAGAAGAGATCTTGCACAG GCTCTTATCAACAGAGGTGTTAATCTGGATCCCATTGGAAAGTGGTCGAAAGTAGGACTTGTGGTATTTGACTCCCAAGTACCTCTTG GTGCAACACCAGAATACCTGGCTGGTCACTACATGCTTCAGGGTGGCTCCAGTTTCTTGCCAGTCATGGCTTTGGCACCGCAAGAAAAAGAGCGGATTCTCGACTTGGCTGCAGCACCTGGGGGAAAAACAACTTACATAG CTGCTTTAATGAAGAATACTGGTTGTATTTTTGCCAATGATGCTAATGCGGAGCGTGCCAAAGCGCTCATCTCAAACATTCATCGTATGGGAGTCCACAACACTGTTGTATCCTCCTACGATGGTCGCATATACCCAAAG CTTATTTCAGGATTTGATCGTGTATTGCTTGATGCTCCATGTAGTGGGACAGGTGTCATTGCTAAAGATCAGGAAGTTAAGTTGAGAAAG GATGAGAAAGACATCCAGCGATGTGCACATCTTCAGAAGGAACTCATTCTGTCTGCCATTGACTGCTGTGATGCCAAGTCAAAAACTGGAGGCTACATTGTGTATTCTACATGCTCTGTCCTG GTTGAAGAAAATGAGTGGGTTATTGACTATGCTTTGAAACGTCGTCATGTTCGGCTTGTCCCAACAGGGCTTGATTTTGGGAGAGAAGGGTTTGTCAA TTTCCAGCAGCACAGATTTCACCCTAGTATGAAGATGACCAGAAGATTCTACCCTCATACACATAATCTTGATGGATTCTTTGTGGCCAAGCTGCAGAAACTCTCCAATAAGCGACTAGGAG AGGAGGGTAAAAAGAACACAGGTAATCAAGAAGACAAGGAAAACGGCAAGGCAAAGTCTTCAGAGACTCCTTCATCCGTGAAGGAAGTGGAGCCTTCATCTTCTTCAACCAAAACATCACCTCAAAAGTTAACCATAGGAAAGCACAAAAAGTTCAAGGGGAGTCAAGctgtcaaaactaaaaattacaaaaagaccgggaacacaaaaaacacaaaaacaaaagtgaaaggAATTCTTAAAAAGAAGTGA